In the Sphingobacterium sp. PCS056 genome, CTTTAATCCTTCAGATGCAGCCTTATCGTCCACATTACTTTTTCGCTTTTTAAATACACTCATATTATCGCCTGTTTTCCGTTTTCAAATCCCTATTCTCAATCGTATTCCAGCGTTCGATCAGAAATCCATGCGGATTATTGTCACTCCTGCCGACATTTCGCAGTGAACCCTCTGTAATAAGATTACGTGAGGTTATACTGGTTGGTCTAACAATATTCTGCCTTGCGTAACACCGGAAGCGATAGGGATAATCATTTATATCGACGACCACGCTATCAACACTGATTGTCTGATTAACATTACCAGATATGAGCGAGGAATAATATCCCGTCTCTTTTAAATCATCATAAATACGCTTCGCTGTTCCATCCGCGAGATAGAGCGCTTTTGTGATACTGGCTTGTATAGCTTTATCGTCGGGGTCAAGGGTAAAGAACAGTGTATGAAATGTCTTTACGTGATCTCTGGCTTCTACCGGAATATTGTCTTTCCGTTCGGAAGCAAATGCTTCCAACGCCTTTCCGTTTGCCAGTATATAGATCTTTTCCTGCATCTGACTTACTAGATTGACACTTTTAAAAATGGCAAAACAGCTGATCAGTGTACAGGCAACCACCATGAAAATTGTAAAACTGCGCACGTGACGAAAGGCGGTATCGATATTTTTCATCTTCTTAAACATAATCCCTCCCGTTAAGAATTGCCCTTAATTTTATTCCCCATGTAATCATTCCCTTTACTACCGAAATATGGTGAAGATGCTTTATACGAGCTTAGATCATTTTTCATCTTATTCGCTTCATCCCCTAAAGAATCTGCAACCATATCCGTTTTATTCAATGCAGTGGTAGCAGAACTACCAAAGACCGAAGTAACCTTTTGACCAAGCGCACTACCTCCGGCATGAACAATGTAATTTGCCACGGAAGGAACGGTGAAATAACCTACAATTCCTATTATCATAAAAATTAAGTAGCCCATATCGGTACGGCTGAAAAAGGTATCGCCTTGTTGTTGGATCTGACTGAGGTCGATCTGCAACATATTTTCCTGAATCTTTCCGATAATGGAGCCGAAGATATTAGCCACAGGCAACCAAAGAAAGATATTAATGTACCGGGCTAACCAGACGGTAAGGGTATGTTGAAAACCGTCAAAAACTGCTAAACCAAAAACCAACGGTCCCAGAATAGCCAGTACGACCAATTGGAACGTACGCAGTGTATTGATACACAATGCAGCTGCTTCGAATATAATCCGCAAAACTTCACTCATCCATTCTTTAACTGAATTCCTGAAATTATACGAAGCTTTATCCATTGCAAACTTTAAGTCATTCCCTATACGCGACCACATACCCTCACTACCTCCATTTCCATTTCCCTGCTTGGTATATTTATACCACAGATCACGATCTCCTACACCGGTCTCTCCTACATACATCTGCCAGGCATTCGTTTCTTTAATTGCTCTTTCTTTTTCCAGAAGCAAGGATGCAATGCTCTTGTTTGATCCTTCAACCATTGATGCTGTAGCTGTTACCGTAGGCTTCATAACGCCGTTGATCAACCCTAACACGGACGGAAAAATAGCGATACAGAAACCCAGGACAAACGGTCTGAATAACGGGTAAAAGTCTATCGGTTCCGCGTTGGCAAGATGTCTCCACACACGTACGGCGATATAAAACAATGCGCCAAATCCTGCTAACCCCTGCCCTACACCGATAAGCTGGCTACACATGGGCATCATTTCGTCATAAAGCTGGTCCAAAACTCCATGAAGCGAGTGCATATCATCTTCGAGATTCTGAGCAGTACTGAATAAAGGAACCAACAGGTTCAACAACAGTATAGATATACTTACTTTATCTCTTTTCATTTCCCTAGTGATTAATTCCGTAAATCCTTGCTATGGTCTGTGCATCTTTACGTTCTTTTGCACGTTGCAGCGCCATTACACCCGTCTTATTATTGAAATGGCGTAAAAACAAGATTTTTTGTTCCATTTCATTGTAAATCCCATCTATCGCCTTTAATCGTTCGTCATCACTCATCCTCATCTTACCGGACGTGATGATGTTGGTCAGCTCATCAAGATTCATTATACTTTCTTTTAAAAGATTGTTGTAGACGGTAGCCAAATATTCAATTTCGTTAGCCGTGAAATTTTGATCGCTCCTGAAACGCTCATATGCGCCACGATACTCATTAACCAATGTTACTTGATAATTGACGATCTCCCCGACCTTTCTATAGTTTCTTACGGTCGGGCTTACCTGCATTAAGCCATCAAGAAAAGCTTGATGCAGTTTGAAATTGCCCTGAGAGATTCCCTTTATCGTATTGTATCCTCCTGACAAGGCTTCATATCCCTTTTTCATGTTGCTTAAAATCTGCTTGAATTGAGCAAGTTTTTCAATATTTAATGCCAACTGCATACTTTCTTGAACCTGTCCCTGTGTGCTGGTTATCCCGATACTGATCAGGAATAACACTACTAATATTTTTTTCATAGCTATCTGTTTAAACCTTGTTGAATCCTACTACGCTCTACTTCCCTTTTCTCCTTTAGCCGGGCAATGGCGAACATCTTATTTTCGGCGGAGAAACTTTCGCAGAACATAAATTTCTCCTGCATATCCTCATGGATTTTATCTATTCGTTCAATACGTTCCTCATCTTTCATTTCCAGTTTATGATCTGTTATTACGCTTATAAGTTCATCGAGCGTTTTTTCACAATCAGTAATAAGTCGGGAATACACCTCATTTATACTTCTTTTCTCCTCATCCGAAAACACTTCATTGGCAAATAACTCACCTCTTGTTATGCTGTATCGGTTAATGATCCGTTTTTGCAACTGCATTATAGAAGATACCTTCGGGTATACCTTAATTTTGGGGTTTACCAGTTTTAAAGACTCGAAATAGTCACCGTGAATATCAAATTCTCCTTTGGATAGGTCTCCGACTGTTTTTAAACCTTTCTTTGCTATGTTGTAACCATCTTTTGTGTATTTGATATAAACCTGCAGTGCCGCGATCTGTTGAAGTAGATACTTCGTTTGGGTTGACTTTTGGTTAAACCATTCATCCCAGGTCTGTGCTTTTAAGCCACTCCAAGTGAGTAAAAGCGCAATCAACATGATTAAATTCCTTTTCATACTTAAAATTTGAATCTTTTACTTTTTATATTTCTAGGATTTTCAACTTTCTGAATAACTTCTTCACAAGTGGGTAACGTTGCTGTAGTAAGATTCTTTAGTTCAA is a window encoding:
- the traK gene encoding conjugative transposon protein TraK, with product MFKKMKNIDTAFRHVRSFTIFMVVACTLISCFAIFKSVNLVSQMQEKIYILANGKALEAFASERKDNIPVEARDHVKTFHTLFFTLDPDDKAIQASITKALYLADGTAKRIYDDLKETGYYSSLISGNVNQTISVDSVVVDINDYPYRFRCYARQNIVRPTSITSRNLITEGSLRNVGRSDNNPHGFLIERWNTIENRDLKTENRR
- the traJ gene encoding conjugative transposon protein TraJ; this encodes MKRDKVSISILLLNLLVPLFSTAQNLEDDMHSLHGVLDQLYDEMMPMCSQLIGVGQGLAGFGALFYIAVRVWRHLANAEPIDFYPLFRPFVLGFCIAIFPSVLGLINGVMKPTVTATASMVEGSNKSIASLLLEKERAIKETNAWQMYVGETGVGDRDLWYKYTKQGNGNGGSEGMWSRIGNDLKFAMDKASYNFRNSVKEWMSEVLRIIFEAAALCINTLRTFQLVVLAILGPLVFGLAVFDGFQHTLTVWLARYINIFLWLPVANIFGSIIGKIQENMLQIDLSQIQQQGDTFFSRTDMGYLIFMIIGIVGYFTVPSVANYIVHAGGSALGQKVTSVFGSSATTALNKTDMVADSLGDEANKMKNDLSSYKASSPYFGSKGNDYMGNKIKGNS
- a CDS encoding TerB family tellurite resistance protein, with product MKKILVVLFLISIGITSTQGQVQESMQLALNIEKLAQFKQILSNMKKGYEALSGGYNTIKGISQGNFKLHQAFLDGLMQVSPTVRNYRKVGEIVNYQVTLVNEYRGAYERFRSDQNFTANEIEYLATVYNNLLKESIMNLDELTNIITSGKMRMSDDERLKAIDGIYNEMEQKILFLRHFNNKTGVMALQRAKERKDAQTIARIYGINH